atggattcaattttttgagATGTTATTGCACattgcatataaaaaagaaacaagaaagtGGCAAGCAAGATCTAAAGAACACAAAGAAAAGGCATCTGTAGCTAAACAAAAGATTCAGACtgattttatgaacaaaatgggACTTGTTGTTGATTTCCCTAAAAGTGGTGGTTCTGGAACAAGTAATGATGGCAATACCTCAAGGCGTGCTTTTGCAGCATATGAACAAACAGCTGAAATTCTGGGTATTGACCAAAACCTTATATTCAGATTTTACATTATCTTGGTAACGCTCTCTTCAGGATATGAAATAGACTGCTTAAAGTTCAAGGATTATTGTTTTGACACTTTTAGACTATATGTGTCCCTTTATCCATGGTATTACATGGCTCAATCAGTTCACAAAGTATTGATACATGGACATGACATAATTAAAAGCCTTACATTACCCATCGGACTTATGTCAGAGGAAGCTCAAGAGGCTAGAAATAAAGACTTTAAATCTTATCGCGAAAATTTCAGCCGAAAAACATGAAGAAAAGCAACAAATACTGATCTTATCAATAGACTCCTAGTTTCCAGTGATCCTGTTATTTCATCATTGCGTAAATCAACATCACACCAAACAAATCATAAAGCATTTCCTTCAGATGTTTTACAATTACTTAAACAATCTTCAAacgatattattgttttataattttttgatgtaatttaaaattgataacgTTTTCTTGCactattttttgcttttattattcCTAAAACATTATTTACCTAAATACTCAATTTTTACTCAATATAGGTGGGTCAAAAATCCGATAAGATATTCAAATATCAATTTACCACTTTGTAACTAAGGAAAGTATCCGGTAACTAAGCAATATAAGTATCCataacaactaaatttaaaaaattatcactttTGTAAGAAGTGTGATCTCATATTGGTACTCATGCCAAATTTAGTGAATATAGCACTTATAAAATATCTGCAGATAACAAAAGTAGGTTGttgctaagcaaaataaaggtatccatagcaacgaaataaaaaaatattaccttcATAAAAAGCGCAGACATCATATTAGTACTCATACTAATTTTAGTGAATATAGctctaatattaaattagttatgaattttgtccagtaaaagtgcattctggcccactgtgcatctGTAGCAACACTAACAAGCTTGTTTTTAGGAGCATTGTCTTTCACCAGAACAGTGTCAAGGGCTTTCTTTAAATCACGAGTTGTGTCTTTTAACTCTACTAAATCTAGAAACTCTTCTTTCACAAGTGCATCTGATGTTACATATATATCAAGTACTGCCATTTAAGGTTTATCTTGAATATCTGTTAATTCATCCAATGCCAAATTGAATccttcacaatttttaaatcatttaacaaaTGCTGTTCAACTTTGAATCTCAGATATTCTTCTTTCAGTTGTAGGTCGAGAAAcagaaatatttgaaattaaccTTTGAACTTTGCTATAATTAGAAACTAAAACTGAGATCACATCTAAAAGATTTTCTCCATAGgtgtaaaaatgtttacttcTTGCAATAATCCAAGCTATAATAAAACTGGAAAGATTAAATATtcgtttgttgatttttaaatattgttttaagcAACTCGATTCTATTTTTTCTATGACATGAATTTAATGGGTATTTCTCATAGAAATACACATGTTTTGTTTCATATTGACGTTTAACATTACATGTCTTATTATGAGCAAGTTCAGTATTGCAAATTAAACACATAGgttcattttctttttcaataaatgcGTATTTTTCTGTCCAATCACCATGAAATAATCTGTTCCCAtcttcaattttcttttcttacttttattgtaAAGTGCTTTATTGTCACCTTTTGCTATAtccatttttcaaataatatgtCTTTCGGCTATATATAATTCAAGTTTTCATTATCAGTAAAtcaatttaacttttgaaaagaGCCGCATGCGGCTCGCCAACCGCAATGACGTTTTAAGAGCCGCGTGCGGCAAGCCAGCCGCTATTTGGCCATCCCTGGTATAAAGCATGGACGATAATGTTTTTTGAGGTTATATAAACGAGTTCAATACACTCAAACCTCTTTTTATGTGGTCCTTTTTTATGCAATACTTGATTTGTGCGTCTTATTTTATGGGATTTTTTTTTGTGCGATCtcatataatttaattcttaaacGCGCAATAACTTCAATCTCAACGATTACAGGGTTTATgcgaaatataaaacattttttaagaaaatataaaacattttttaagaaaaaataaaacattttttaagaaaatataaaacattttttaagaaaaaataaaaattttttaaagaaattataaaatattttttaaaaacttatgaaacattttttaagaaattataaaacattttttaagaaaatataaaacattttttaaaaaaaaacaaaacatttttataagaaaatataaaacgttttttaagaaaatataaaacaatttttaagaaaatataaaacatttaattacgtAATTACTCCTTAGCACTTTGGAATTTATGAGGTTTATTCATGACAAAGAAGagaactataaaaataaaaaaaaagattgcggTAGTAAATTAGTTGTCAGTTGTAAGTAGTGAACGGAAACTTTCGGCTTCGGCCGAAATTTCGGCCGATGTTTCGGCCGAAACCGAAACCGAAATTTCTgcttcaacaatttttttacttttcctgTTTCGGCCGAAATTTCGGTTCAAACCGCAACCGAAATGAACCGAAACTTTTAAAAGATCATGACGATTTCCTAATTGTAATCGTTTGTtagtaaatcaatttttaattataacaattgtaaaaattttaattgaaatcacGTTACATAATAGTTTTAAGTTACTATTCTCAAAtcattcttaaaataaattaacatttaagtAAAGCAACCCAAACCAATAGTTTCATCAAAAGTTTCTCAGTGCTAAATTTTACAATGGAAAATAATCGATAAAAAACTGGTTTATGGAATCATTTTACCGTAACAGTAAGTGATTTCAAATACGGAacttgcaatttaaaaatatctcgTGGATCACACAATCCAAAACTTCAATCACTTAGCGGACTTTCATCACATTTAAGAAGTGGTTTACTCTGAAAAATCTCTTAACTGAAAAAGCAATACACCGGCAGTCctataaatctcaaaaattGATTCAAACTTTAAAGAAGGTCTGAAGTTTCTTGTACgaccgtggcgcagtggttagagcgcttgccttttaagcaggagatccaggctAAAAACGAGCTTCGGATatatttttgcgtcacggtaatgaaggaggcgtgaacttcctagttaaatgcacttccccggtgctctgtgacaagacctacaggtcttcttggggcacctaaataacaaaaaaaaaaaaatttcatagatttatattagaaaacaacattaaaagcAAAGCTTAATTTGGCAAAAGTAGCAAAGAGATTCTTTAGACCTTCACCAACATCTGCCGAAGTTACAAGGTTGTTTTTAACTGCTggagaaattttttcaaatgaaagaaaCAGACTTTTGccagaaaacatgaaaaaatatgtatttcgCAGAGAAAATACTTCAATTACTACCTTTAATTATTGAAATGTCTTGacatattaaagtttttatcaaaCTATGTTACATGGTGATTGGCTAGatatatgtaaaatagtttttttttgctttaattcgGTGATCATAAAAGGTTCAGGGATTTTAAacattcattttcaaatttcgGCCGAAATTTCGGTATCGGTTTCGGCCGAAATTTCGGTTTCGGTTTAGGCTACGGCTTCACTGAACCGAAATTTCGATACTTTCGGTTTCGGCTCAAATTTCGGTTTCGGTCGATCACTAGTTGTAAGTGccttaaaagtataattttttgagtctattatcaaactttttatcataCCTTAAAGTTTGGAATCAGACTTTTAAGTatggaataaaagttttatatttataagatataaaacttttgttgcaaacttaaaagatttaatatggTGAGTAATGTTCGTTatagttttaagtttatatcaagtacaatgaaaaataaaaaaattactatatcCATATTaaacaaatgcttttttttatccacaaaaaactttttaaatgccATACATGTGTTATCATGCCTTACTAtgcttattattaaaatatattattcaagatttattttgttgttttaactgATAAATGGAACATGAGagagaaaggaaaaaaagaacacTTATTACTAAGGATATTGTAAGAACCATAAGAAagtcaattttaaaagaaatgaagtTAAAAGAAATAGCGGAAGAAGTTGAAATATCAGTTTCTGCAACACGTTCTATTTCTGATAAAATCAGCAAAGAACTTAGTTATGATGAAATCACATCAGTAAAAAAAGGAAGGCGCATCTCTTATGACGAGACGCTTAAATCTGAAATTCGATTGTTAATTGAGCATGATCCATCTCATACTTTAGCATCATTGAGAAACATTCTTATTGAAAGGAATATTAATGTATCTATACCAACAATATCTAAGTATTTGAAGTCGATGGAGTTCACTAGAAAACGACTTACATTAGTACCAAAAGAAAGAAACTCGCCGCAAAACGTTGATTTAAGACAAAGTTATTGCAGGACTAATAATTCGATTCCTGACAATAACTTAGTATTTCTAGATGAAACAGGCTTTAACTTACATACTTCTAAGCAATATGGCTATTCTATAAagaatacaaaatgttttgttacaGTGCCAGCAAATCGTGAAAAAAATGTAAGTCTAATGGCCGCTATTACAGTTAATGGTATTCTAAGCTTTAAGATAGTGGATGGTGCCTATAATGGcgatattttttgtgattttataaCCAATAATTTAAGACCGTATTTCCAAACAAATCCCCATTTTGTACTAGTATTGGATAATTGTGCATTTCATCGTCGAAGAGATGTAATCAATTTGCTCGGCCAATCCAATGTTTCAGTTTACTTTTTGCCCCCTTATTCACCGCAATTGAACCCGATCGAGGAATACTTTAGTTGTCTTAAAgctaattatacttttataaggCCATTTCTAAAAACCAGCAATGAAGTTAAGGCTACTTTAAATTGGCTTATACCGACAATTGGCATTAATTTTTGTGGTTGGTATTGTAATATGAGAAGATGGGTTTTGAAAGGCATAGCAAGGCAAGAGTTTTATTAAAGTGGatactttgttatttatattatatctttaaatataatgagttttagttatatttaaaaaatacactttattatttagaaatttatgaataactttatACATCATAAATGCACtcttaaataactaaaatgttttatattttcttaaaaaatgttttatattttcttaaaaaatgttttatattttcttaaaaaatgttttatattttcttaaaaaatgttttatattttcttaaaaaatgttttatattttcttataaaatgttttatattttcttaaaaaatgttttatattttcttaaaaaatgttttatattttcttaaaaaatgttttatattttctttaaaaatgtttaatatttcgCATAAACCCTGTAAAATGGGTAATATGTATGTACATACGTCATTATATAGTTACTATTATGAACATGCAACCACAAATTGCGTTACATTGTCAGATTACGAAGGATAATTGTTATACATTTTGATAAgttttgtatgtataaaataaatacgtatgtaaattaaaaatgctcGTACGtgttttttctaaatcaaatttttttatgcgGTCCATATCTAAccgcataaaaaaaaatgtttttaatcttgtttcgaaaactattttttgtaggTACTTCTGAAGttttatgtgattttttttaatacgtttttcttttctttttttcccaCCTACCTTGCCTAATCTAATTTGGTGAATCACTTTGTAGTTTGGTAAATGGTAATTATAGTTGTTCACCATATTTTTGTCATCACACCGTATCTCTCTGagataaataatttgaaaatgaatattaattttatatataaattgttttaaagattcaaaattttttttgaagacttctaatatcatttattattattaataatatttatttaaatattaccatGAAGGATCGAGAACGAGTCGTTATTCATTccattaatgatattttttgaatttacattataatataattgggtaatgttttttatctaatcattatgattttaaaagttaatatcaggatcagaatcttttttttaaagtgtttattttttagttagtaatgaattaaatttaagtaagagtagtataacaaaaaaaaagttataaaaataaaaaaatattataaatataaaaaataaaaataaaaaataaaaacattaatcaaaatttttatttctaaattctttgaCAATTAACTTATAGTAAATGAGAATAGAATATTTACCTTTAATTCTATGACTTTTACTTTCTtcagaaagtttttttctgaCTTAATGTTATATTTCTGCAAGAAAACTACAAGCTAACCGAGCCATGGATTTAAGTATGCAATTATTCGATATGTTTGAAACGTATGATGGAACTTTAAATGCTGCGGTATGGATGCAAAGAACTAAAGTAATAGCTAAAATGCTGAACAAAAAGCTGGAGCGACTTTTTCCAATTCTTCTTAGAAAAACTGCGTATTCGGTTTATTACGCTTTACCATTGAAAATAAGCAAGATGCAATGGAAGTCGAACAATTGCTGCTAGCAGCATTCTCATTGGATGTTAACAGTGCATATGAACTTTTCACAAAACGAAATTTACATGGTAGAGAGAGAGTTGATGTTTTTTTTGGCTGATTTGAAACGATTGGCTTATCTTGCGATATTGTCCCGATTATTATTATGTTACCCAAAGTAAAAGCTGCTTTGAACCGCGTGAAGAAAGATGACAGTAATGCTATTGGCGCTGTGTCTCAACATCAAACTACAGCTACAAAAAATCCTTTTGCGTGTTACAAGTGCCAAGGGTTACATCACATTGCGAAAGAACTGTTTATTTGCCAAGAACTTGTCTCAGAAGTTTTCTCTTGTAGTATTCTCGCAGAAATATAACATTAAgtcaagatattttttttctttattcaatgAAAACTTGTTTCttacaaaattataatcataatttatactaAATCACATACCTCAAATATTGCCAATACAACCCACATGAACATATTTACAATTTCACATTAACCATATAAACACATTAGCAATTATATACAAAACCGTACAAACATATTAACAtcaattatcaaatatatactttaattacAAACCATTTGACGTCACAGAACACTGTAACATTTAACTTAATACAATTACATTCCTCCTTGACCCTTAAGGGTCATATAAACagtaatcaataaattttttcggCATGCATCGCTCTCGAGCACTTCTTTGTAAAGGCATGTCTATTTCTTGGAGACTTTCTTCGACCTCGATGTCCACTTCGTTCACATCAGCAATTCCTTCAAAATGGTCCTCATTGTTTTCAACAACTTCTTTGTAATTATTGTCCATACTTTTTCCATTTCCGGAATGAAGCATAAAGGCTGAACTTCTTATCGAAATCTAATATGTTTCACGTTGCGCGGAACCCCATTCACTTCAACAACTTGTTCCAACACATCTTTATCACTGTCGCTGGCTTCTACTTGGAAGAAATGCACTTTGGATTGGGTGATTTTAACCAAACTTTATCACCTGTTCCAAATATTTTGTTGGTGCCATTTATTGTCAGAagatttctttttcttaatcCCTTGATACCAATTTCGAAATGCCGAATATCGTTTTCAATCGATAGGGTTCCTAAACTCAAAACTCTATCCTGCAACATTGTTGACAGCAGATaggtttttattagtttcattttgGAAAAGCTTCTTACTCCACTTGCTACAGTGACAGGTATTGCTAGCAAAATTTGCATTGGAATCCATGTTTGTGGATACAAATCTTgcattttatgctttttataaaatttaaaacaataataggaGTAGTTTTATCTTTGACCATTTCAGAAAGAAAAGGTTTAATGCTCATCAGTTCATCGCAAAGGAGAATACCAATAATGTCCGATTTTAGAATTACAGTAAGTTTACATTGAAGAGCTAAATATGATTTTAGAATTTCTTCTGTTTTTTGCAAACTATCGACATTATACAAAATCCCCAAACTTCTGAATAATTCTACAACTGTATAAATCTTTCTCTCATTGAAGTTAGAGATGTGTCTAAAAGAGGATTGAAGAAAtcgatttctaattttttttcagaagaaaataaataaatcccaTCTTAGGCTGGTTTGTCAAAATGACGTTCCACTCCTATTACTCTTTAAAGTGGTTTAAAAACAGGCTCCACTTGTAATTCTAGGGCCAAATCCTTTGCTTTTATAATTGCTTATTTTCGGtagttttctaaaaataaacaacagcTTTTTCACTATTTTTGCTCATTAAGTGATGTCATGTCTTTCTCTTGAAGAGTTTTACTAACAATATTGACTTGAAAAAAAACGTCATACTAGACAAAGAGACAAGAAAGCTAAAAACTTCTAAGATATGAGTAGAAAAGTTTAggttactttatattttttgacttgGTATGGTGATAATAGAAAGCAGTGTAGTTTGCGTAATCTTTTACGCAATAATTAGCGGCTCTCTTCTAACAAAACACtattcaattttttgtgttgttaaaatattatcattacacTTAAAAGAATATGAAGCGCGAAATTTTGATGTtgaaaaatagatatttattttttcataaagaaaaatttattagctAGACATCCGTTTCACTTTTGATcggaaaaaaaatgcattaaaacttttaattttaacttcatttaAAGATACCATTTTCGTGTAATACGAGCAAGCTCAAAATGCTGAGTGTTTTCATTGAAACTACCaagtttaaagtcct
The nucleotide sequence above comes from Hydra vulgaris chromosome 09, alternate assembly HydraT2T_AEP. Encoded proteins:
- the LOC136085453 gene encoding uncharacterized protein LOC136085453, producing MEHERERKKRTLITKDIVRTIRKSILKEMKLKEIAEEVEISVSATRSISDKISKELSYDEITSVKKGRRISYDETLKSEIRLLIEHDPSHTLASLRNILIERNINVSIPTISKYLKSMEFTRKRLTLVPKERNSPQNVDLRQSYCRTNNSIPDNNLVFLDETGFNLHTSKQYGYSIKNTKCFVTVPANREKNVSLMAAITVNGILSFKIVDGAYNGDIFCDFITNNLRPYFQTNPHFVLVLDNCAFHRRRDVINLLGQSNVSVYFLPPYSPQLNPIEEYFSCLKANYTFIRPFLKTSNEVKATLNWLIPTIGINFCGWYCNMRRWVLKGIARQEFY